One genomic segment of Acidobacteriota bacterium includes these proteins:
- a CDS encoding transporter substrate-binding domain-containing protein: MKRNLLPVFGLPAALLLLAGCGTPSSLLSIKKDKVVLVATVPFEAPLLYQTGGEGLVGPEAEVAAKIVEKVNASLTAEGETPNVVLRWIIRSYGSLLAALENEEAHAVIAVFGVNEDRKRRVDFSTPVYTSSLGLVINPVRRDLRPGILSTAKIGVREDTEVQRWVKRQFSQSTITPFKTLDDAVLALRRGEVDGLIADRYMAAYALATLPGSSHLEILPEEVGRVECAVAVRKGDPEMLKIVEEAVAEVKRDKLYDKWLAEHDEDRLAQVVGRHGERMKKELGPRKIRIQVSKAANYDFDIYKIANLTFQLVDQQSGKSHRSSRIRFRRRVGSCQAEAPPGSYALRLAKFKFPPLELQIDKDDGDEVNVSIRISGSGITLQKS; encoded by the coding sequence ATGAAGAGGAACCTGCTTCCCGTTTTTGGACTGCCCGCCGCGCTGCTGTTGCTGGCCGGTTGCGGAACTCCGAGCAGCCTGCTTTCCATCAAGAAGGACAAAGTCGTCCTGGTCGCCACGGTTCCCTTCGAGGCTCCGCTCCTCTACCAGACGGGAGGCGAGGGCCTGGTGGGTCCCGAAGCCGAGGTGGCTGCCAAGATCGTCGAAAAGGTGAATGCCTCCCTCACCGCGGAAGGGGAAACGCCCAACGTGGTCCTGCGCTGGATCATCAGGAGCTACGGATCCCTGCTTGCCGCCTTGGAGAACGAGGAGGCGCACGCGGTCATCGCGGTGTTCGGCGTCAACGAAGACCGCAAGCGCCGAGTCGATTTCTCCACCCCCGTCTACACCTCCAGTCTGGGTCTGGTCATCAATCCGGTCCGCAGGGACTTGAGGCCGGGCATTCTCTCCACCGCCAAGATCGGCGTGCGGGAGGACACCGAAGTTCAGAGGTGGGTCAAGAGGCAATTTTCCCAGTCGACCATCACTCCGTTCAAGACCTTGGACGACGCCGTTCTGGCGCTGCGCCGGGGAGAAGTGGATGGTCTGATCGCCGACCGGTACATGGCCGCATACGCCTTGGCCACGCTGCCGGGATCAAGCCACCTGGAGATTCTGCCGGAAGAGGTCGGACGCGTGGAGTGCGCCGTGGCGGTCCGGAAAGGCGATCCGGAGATGCTCAAGATCGTTGAAGAGGCCGTCGCCGAAGTCAAACGGGACAAGCTTTACGATAAGTGGCTGGCCGAACACGACGAGGACCGATTGGCGCAGGTCGTGGGCCGGCACGGCGAACGGATGAAGAAGGAGTTGGGACCGCGCAAGATTCGGATCCAGGTGTCCAAGGCCGCCAATTATGACTTCGACATCTATAAAATCGCCAACCTGACATTCCAATTGGTCGACCAGCAGTCAGGCAAATCTCACCGCTCGTCCAGGATCCGGTTCCGGCGGCGCGTGGGCAGTTGCCAGGCCGAGGCGCCTCCGGGTTCCTACGCGTTGAGGCTCGCCAAGTTCAAGTTCCCTCCGTTGGAATTGCAGATCGACAAGGACGACGGGGACGAGGTGAACGTGAGCATTCGCATCAGCGGTTCCGGGATCACCCTGCAGAAGAGCTGA
- a CDS encoding iron-sulfur cluster assembly accessory protein, whose product MITFTDQAKEQVLNVIRQQQGRKPGLRIQATTNGTAEFQYSMQLITADEQSPEDMVIDSGEFPVILDPSSAENLKGATVDFEDKILRSGFKFHNPNKPTVPTLGEGPREDLTGPAMERVQRLLDTEINPAIAAHGGQVHLLGIRKSKVYLSFGGGCHGCGMADVTLKEGIETRIKEVVPEILEVVDTTDHTTGENPYYS is encoded by the coding sequence ATGATTACATTTACCGACCAAGCCAAAGAACAGGTCTTGAACGTGATCCGGCAACAGCAGGGCAGGAAGCCGGGCCTTCGAATCCAGGCCACGACCAACGGCACGGCCGAATTCCAATACAGCATGCAGTTGATCACGGCCGACGAGCAGAGCCCTGAGGACATGGTCATCGACTCCGGAGAGTTCCCGGTGATTCTGGATCCCAGCAGCGCCGAGAATTTGAAAGGGGCTACGGTGGATTTCGAGGACAAGATCCTGAGGAGCGGCTTCAAGTTCCACAATCCCAACAAGCCGACGGTGCCCACGTTGGGCGAAGGACCGAGAGAGGACCTGACAGGACCGGCCATGGAGCGGGTCCAGAGACTGCTGGATACAGAAATCAATCCGGCCATTGCCGCTCACGGGGGACAGGTTCATCTGCTTGGAATTCGCAAAAGCAAGGTCTACCTCTCTTTCGGCGGGGGCTGCCACGGTTGCGGCATGGCGGACGTGACGCTGAAGGAAGGAATCGAGACCCGCATCAAGGAGGTGGTCCCCGAGATCCTGGAGGTCGTGGACACGACCGACCACACTACCGGGGAGAATCCCTACTATTCGTGA
- a CDS encoding radical SAM protein: MHKAWKCFDSALSFGAGVAFDTIQFFNNYRPNPSFTPKWSDKPLLKSWEKTKPTLGWPRKTDSLCPKCVVEAREKILEGQEDYRVLIDEKVGEIKATIIERDGQVWMVKECPIHGKCEDLMAIDSKFLSWIESNFPGRDIRSHNDATLHNHGSSTIKHGRGSVLTVDLTNRCNMMCDPCFMDANQVGYVHELEWEEIKEILDNSLQIKPRRQMSVQFSGGEPTMSPHFFRAIKYSRKIGYNSVQAATNGIEFAKSLEFSKKAYEAGLRYTYLQFDGIGNDANSHRHIGNLFDVKIKAIDNIHKAGIEIILVTTLLNDVNNDQVGPIIRFAMDNPKKVAFIAFQPVSFTGRDEAITDERRLRQRYTLSHLARDVKSQTGYTEPTRDWFPLSLMGAFADFADVAHGPNADWGQVSCGCHPNCGVGTAMMIDKETKEAAPVPQFLNIPGLVSDMRKVTDAARGTKFSNFMIGLALLKNYSPFRAPSRLTLLDILKKFDKSFGLSGKDYGQGKDRRDDPWNFLFVAGMWFQDLFNYDFRRTEMCIIPYATQEGEISFCAYNTGHGWRQIIENMHKNATVAQWYKEHGRHQIFAGGKDAPLQSYDHSLQIRADDAARVRDRGDKPQTARDEKMARRKALREQAAVREYYEEMVLKKKKKNDLVTLNVG, translated from the coding sequence ATGCACAAAGCGTGGAAGTGTTTCGACTCGGCCCTGTCCTTCGGGGCCGGGGTCGCATTCGACACGATCCAATTCTTCAACAACTACCGGCCTAACCCGTCGTTCACGCCCAAGTGGTCGGACAAACCTCTGCTCAAGTCGTGGGAGAAGACGAAGCCCACGCTGGGTTGGCCGCGGAAGACCGATTCTCTCTGCCCCAAGTGCGTGGTCGAAGCCCGGGAGAAGATTCTCGAGGGTCAGGAAGACTACCGCGTCCTGATCGACGAGAAGGTGGGCGAGATCAAGGCCACCATCATCGAGCGGGACGGACAGGTCTGGATGGTGAAGGAGTGTCCGATTCACGGGAAGTGTGAGGACCTCATGGCCATCGACTCCAAGTTTCTCAGTTGGATCGAGTCCAACTTCCCGGGACGGGATATCCGGTCCCACAATGACGCCACGCTCCACAACCACGGGTCCAGCACCATCAAGCACGGGCGGGGCAGCGTCCTGACGGTCGACCTCACCAATCGCTGCAACATGATGTGCGATCCCTGCTTCATGGACGCCAACCAGGTCGGCTATGTCCACGAGCTGGAGTGGGAGGAGATCAAGGAGATTCTGGACAACTCGCTGCAGATCAAGCCCCGCAGGCAGATGTCCGTGCAGTTCTCGGGGGGCGAGCCGACCATGTCGCCCCATTTCTTTCGAGCTATCAAGTACTCCCGCAAGATCGGCTACAACAGCGTCCAGGCGGCCACCAACGGGATCGAGTTCGCCAAGAGCCTGGAGTTCTCCAAGAAGGCGTACGAGGCGGGACTGCGCTACACCTACCTGCAGTTCGACGGCATCGGCAACGACGCCAACAGCCACCGCCACATCGGCAACTTGTTCGATGTGAAGATCAAGGCCATCGACAACATCCACAAGGCGGGGATCGAGATCATCCTGGTCACGACGCTGCTCAACGACGTGAACAACGACCAGGTTGGCCCCATTATCCGCTTCGCCATGGACAACCCCAAGAAGGTGGCCTTCATCGCCTTCCAGCCCGTCTCCTTCACCGGCCGGGACGAGGCCATCACCGACGAGCGGAGGCTGCGCCAGCGGTACACGCTTTCTCACCTGGCCCGGGACGTGAAGTCCCAGACGGGATACACCGAACCCACGCGGGATTGGTTCCCCCTCTCCCTGATGGGCGCGTTCGCCGATTTTGCCGACGTGGCCCACGGCCCCAACGCCGATTGGGGGCAGGTCAGCTGCGGTTGCCATCCCAATTGCGGCGTGGGAACCGCCATGATGATCGACAAGGAGACCAAGGAGGCGGCGCCGGTTCCGCAGTTCCTGAACATCCCCGGCCTGGTCAGCGACATGCGGAAGGTGACCGACGCGGCTCGCGGCACCAAGTTCTCGAATTTCATGATCGGCCTGGCCCTGCTCAAGAACTACAGTCCCTTCAGGGCGCCGTCCCGCCTCACTCTGCTCGACATCCTCAAGAAGTTCGACAAGAGCTTCGGACTGAGCGGCAAGGACTACGGCCAGGGCAAGGACCGGCGGGACGATCCCTGGAATTTCCTCTTCGTGGCCGGCATGTGGTTCCAGGACCTGTTCAACTACGATTTCCGCCGGACCGAGATGTGCATCATCCCCTACGCCACGCAGGAAGGAGAGATCTCATTCTGCGCCTACAACACGGGTCATGGGTGGCGTCAGATCATCGAGAACATGCACAAGAACGCGACCGTCGCCCAGTGGTACAAGGAGCACGGCCGTCACCAGATCTTCGCCGGCGGCAAGGATGCGCCGCTGCAGAGCTACGATCACTCCTTGCAGATCCGCGCCGACGACGCAGCGCGCGTCCGCGACCGGGGCGACAAACCCCAGACCGCCCGCGACGAGAAAATGGCGAGGCGCAAGGCCCTTCGGGAGCAGGCCGCGGTGCGTGAGTACTACGAGGAGATGGTGCTCAAGAAAAAGAAGAAGAACGACCTGGTGACCTTGAATGTCGGCTGA
- a CDS encoding 4a-hydroxytetrahydrobiopterin dehydratase, translating into MTQLAEKRCIPCRGGVPPLTADEIAPLLDQLQGWEVVEDHHLRKLVRFPDFAEALAFVNQVGEVAEAEDHHPDIYLAWGKAEITLWTHKINGLTESDFVLAAKIDRLAPS; encoded by the coding sequence GTGACCCAACTCGCCGAAAAAAGATGCATCCCCTGCCGGGGCGGAGTTCCGCCGCTGACCGCTGACGAGATCGCCCCCCTTCTGGACCAGTTGCAAGGATGGGAAGTGGTCGAGGACCATCACCTGCGCAAGCTGGTTCGGTTCCCCGATTTCGCCGAGGCGCTGGCCTTCGTCAACCAGGTCGGAGAAGTCGCCGAAGCGGAAGACCACCACCCCGACATCTATCTGGCCTGGGGAAAGGCGGAGATCACCCTCTGGACCCACAAGATCAACGGCCTCACCGAGAGCGACTTCGTCCTGGCCGCCAAGATCGACCGGCTGGCGCCCAGTTGA
- a CDS encoding HNH endonuclease: protein MTRKRLLDLFENLYVWKRRGIRAPHKPLLLLLALGRVLDGRERLVPYTQIENSLKELLRRFGPPRKAFHPEFPFNRLRNDKLWEVPGSEILSRTASRDFLVGELREHGIKGGFPEWAYELLRNDSEIAREAAQGLLDAHFPESLHDQIRVATGIPYPWKVRETPARRRDPAFRREVLREYEYRCAVCNFDVRLGDDLIGLEAAHIMWVAAGGPDKVANGLALCGLHHKALDRGAFGLEAIGANYRVLISSEVHGQSDPIRWFLDYHDKPLRPPRNRRLDPDPEYVNWHRREVFRPPPLG, encoded by the coding sequence ATGACCCGTAAGAGGTTGCTGGATCTCTTCGAGAATCTATACGTCTGGAAGCGGCGGGGAATACGCGCGCCCCACAAGCCGTTGCTGCTCCTGCTTGCGCTGGGGCGAGTTCTCGACGGGCGGGAACGGCTCGTTCCCTACACACAGATCGAGAACAGCCTGAAGGAGTTGCTGCGACGTTTCGGCCCGCCTCGCAAGGCGTTCCATCCGGAGTTTCCATTCAACCGTCTACGCAACGATAAGCTTTGGGAGGTCCCCGGAAGCGAGATCCTGTCACGCACCGCGAGTCGAGACTTTCTGGTCGGGGAGCTTCGGGAACATGGCATCAAAGGCGGATTCCCGGAATGGGCCTACGAACTATTGCGTAATGACTCGGAAATTGCGCGAGAAGCCGCACAGGGACTCCTGGACGCACATTTCCCGGAGTCGTTGCACGACCAGATCCGTGTCGCCACCGGCATTCCGTACCCTTGGAAAGTTCGAGAGACGCCGGCTCGCCGACGCGACCCGGCATTTCGTCGCGAGGTGCTCCGGGAGTATGAGTATCGTTGTGCCGTCTGCAACTTCGACGTCCGACTCGGCGATGACCTTATCGGTCTGGAGGCGGCACATATCATGTGGGTGGCCGCCGGCGGTCCGGACAAGGTCGCAAATGGATTGGCGCTGTGCGGGCTGCACCATAAGGCATTGGACAGGGGAGCGTTCGGTCTGGAAGCCATTGGCGCGAACTACAGGGTGCTCATTTCCAGCGAAGTCCACGGCCAGAGCGATCCGATCCGGTGGTTTCTCGATTACCACGATAAGCCGCTCCGCCCCCCTCGGAACCGGCGACTGGATCCCGACCCCGAGTACGTGAACTGGCACCGGAGAGAGGTCTTCCGTCCGCCGCCACTGGGTTGA
- a CDS encoding type II toxin-antitoxin system prevent-host-death family antitoxin, producing the protein MQTIGSYEAKTRLPELLRQVEQGEQFTITRRGVPIARIVGMEDTIEDRRAIIERMKAARARRTSIPVVELLDARDEGRRP; encoded by the coding sequence ATGCAAACCATCGGATCCTATGAGGCAAAGACCCGGTTACCCGAGCTGCTTCGTCAGGTAGAACAGGGCGAGCAATTCACCATTACGCGCCGGGGCGTCCCGATCGCTCGAATTGTCGGCATGGAAGATACCATCGAGGACCGTCGCGCGATCATCGAGCGCATGAAAGCCGCACGGGCGCGACGAACATCCATTCCCGTTGTGGAACTGCTCGACGCCCGCGATGAGGGGCGCAGACCCTGA
- a CDS encoding type II toxin-antitoxin system VapC family toxin gives MPFVLDASVTACWCFADEQATVADAAMERLLDDEAIAPALWTIEIRNILIVNERRGRIESGDADAFLSDLTRLPIRVRHDADERALLALARRHRLTAYDASYLDLAVRTSVAVATLDRALADAVRAEGLQLVGE, from the coding sequence ATGCCTTTCGTTCTCGACGCGTCGGTCACCGCATGTTGGTGCTTTGCCGACGAGCAGGCGACGGTCGCGGACGCCGCCATGGAACGCTTGCTCGACGACGAGGCAATCGCGCCGGCTCTCTGGACAATTGAGATTCGCAACATCTTGATCGTCAATGAGCGACGCGGCCGCATCGAATCTGGTGACGCGGACGCCTTCTTGAGTGATCTCACCCGACTACCGATCCGCGTTCGCCACGATGCGGACGAACGGGCGCTCCTGGCGCTCGCCCGGAGACATCGGCTCACCGCCTACGACGCGTCATACCTTGATCTTGCCGTTCGCACAAGCGTCGCCGTCGCCACGTTGGACCGTGCGTTGGCTGATGCAGTTCGCGCCGAGGGACTTCAACTGGTCGGTGAGTGA
- a CDS encoding DUF2203 domain-containing protein has product MAKRVFTLAEARKILPLVRKLVSVGMNLSGEISRYKEAVQELAKSADLNRGSPEGTAYMERLLQLQSCVARLQGLGCLVKSVDRGLIDFPHMKEGREVYLCWKHGEEDIFYWHEIDAGFAGRKRIPED; this is encoded by the coding sequence GTGGCGAAACGAGTCTTCACTCTGGCCGAAGCCAGAAAAATACTGCCCCTGGTCAGGAAGCTGGTGTCGGTCGGAATGAATCTGTCCGGCGAGATTTCCCGTTACAAGGAAGCCGTCCAGGAGCTGGCCAAGAGCGCCGACCTCAACCGGGGAAGCCCGGAAGGCACGGCCTACATGGAGCGTCTCCTGCAACTGCAATCGTGCGTCGCCCGGCTCCAGGGCCTGGGCTGCCTGGTCAAGAGCGTGGATCGGGGACTCATCGACTTTCCCCATATGAAGGAAGGGCGCGAGGTCTACCTTTGCTGGAAACATGGCGAAGAAGACATCTTCTACTGGCATGAGATCGACGCCGGCTTCGCGGGCCGCAAGCGGATTCCCGAGGACTGA
- a CDS encoding outer membrane lipoprotein-sorting protein, translating into MRLTTRNRSLPGILLFLFIAGSWLEPVQPSSNQASPSILQDRAREIMDRVDRMLRGESSTGTVQMKVATRRWNRSMTLRIWSEGTDKALIRILAPRKNRGTATLRVGSNMWNYLSKIERVIRVPTSMMMGAWMGSHLTNDDLVKESRLVRDYDIGISFEGEKEGVPVWEFELVPKPEAPVVWGRIVYRVRQADLLPVWARYYGEDEALKRTMSFSDYAVMGGRRIPTRMSIVPENKPGESTEMIYKDLSFDVPIAEKTFSLSNLRARR; encoded by the coding sequence GTGAGACTCACGACGCGCAATCGGTCACTGCCGGGGATCCTTCTCTTTCTGTTCATCGCCGGTTCATGGCTGGAACCCGTCCAGCCGTCTTCCAACCAGGCCTCGCCGTCGATCCTGCAGGATCGGGCCCGGGAGATCATGGACCGGGTCGACCGGATGCTGCGCGGAGAGTCCTCGACGGGAACGGTCCAGATGAAGGTGGCGACCCGGAGGTGGAACCGCAGCATGACTCTGCGGATCTGGTCCGAGGGCACCGACAAGGCCCTGATTCGGATCCTGGCTCCCAGGAAGAACCGCGGAACCGCCACCTTGAGGGTGGGTTCAAACATGTGGAACTACCTGTCCAAGATCGAGCGGGTCATCCGCGTCCCCACGTCCATGATGATGGGCGCATGGATGGGGTCCCACCTCACCAACGACGACCTGGTCAAGGAGAGCCGCCTGGTCCGGGACTACGACATCGGGATCTCCTTCGAGGGCGAGAAGGAGGGAGTGCCGGTCTGGGAGTTCGAACTCGTCCCCAAACCGGAGGCGCCGGTGGTCTGGGGCCGGATCGTCTACCGGGTCCGGCAGGCTGACCTGTTGCCGGTCTGGGCCCGGTACTACGGCGAGGACGAGGCTCTGAAACGGACCATGAGCTTTTCGGACTATGCGGTCATGGGTGGGCGGCGGATTCCCACGCGCATGAGCATCGTCCCCGAAAACAAACCGGGGGAATCCACCGAGATGATCTACAAGGATCTCTCCTTCGACGTTCCCATTGCCGAAAAGACCTTCTCCCTCTCCAATCTGCGGGCAAGACGGTAA
- a CDS encoding ABC transporter permease, with translation MVFLLGWRNLWRNPLRSLITIVGLASGYAVLMFLVSITEGMRVQMLNNGTDLLVGHVQIHHPEYLPDRDLYETLGGSEGTDWRALAERLRREPEVAASTARIHAAGLASTGESSAGVAIVGIDPVQESKVSGLQGQGSPKNLQGRGLLLGENLQQELVAGTGTEIALVTQAADGTIGNDLYRNRGTLRTGMAFLDRSLMLVHLTDLQELLSLAPERIHEITIKLRDPGQAEAFATRLNDSDILPPGAVARSWRSLLPTLSDYLDMVTASYVVMIGLVGLFAALGVLNTMLMSVFERVRELGMLSALGMRPASVVLTVVSESIALAVAGLGTGLVLGSLLVWHLSSTGLDLRSWMGEISLLETRMDPVIPVAWSWVAVWLPAVGLLLATVAASLLPALRAAFVNPVLAMRNLSKA, from the coding sequence ATGGTGTTTCTCCTGGGATGGAGGAATCTGTGGAGGAATCCTCTGCGAAGCCTCATCACCATCGTCGGCCTGGCTTCGGGGTATGCCGTCCTGATGTTCCTGGTCAGCATCACCGAGGGCATGCGGGTCCAGATGCTCAACAACGGCACCGATCTGTTGGTGGGGCACGTTCAGATCCACCACCCGGAGTATCTGCCCGACCGGGACCTTTACGAAACGTTGGGAGGCAGCGAGGGGACCGATTGGCGGGCCCTCGCCGAGAGGCTGCGGCGCGAACCCGAAGTGGCCGCATCCACAGCCCGGATTCACGCCGCCGGTCTGGCGTCCACGGGTGAATCCTCAGCCGGAGTGGCAATCGTGGGGATCGATCCGGTTCAGGAATCCAAGGTCAGCGGGCTGCAGGGGCAGGGGAGCCCGAAGAATCTCCAGGGACGGGGCCTTCTTCTGGGGGAGAACCTTCAACAGGAGCTGGTGGCCGGAACGGGAACCGAGATCGCACTGGTCACCCAGGCCGCCGATGGAACCATCGGCAATGATCTCTACCGGAACCGGGGAACGCTGCGCACGGGCATGGCGTTTCTGGACCGGTCACTGATGCTGGTTCACTTGACGGACCTTCAAGAGTTGTTGTCGCTGGCGCCGGAGCGTATTCATGAAATCACGATCAAGCTTCGCGATCCCGGACAGGCGGAGGCGTTTGCGACGAGACTGAACGATTCGGACATCCTTCCCCCGGGCGCCGTGGCCCGGAGCTGGAGGAGCCTCCTTCCCACCCTGAGCGACTACCTGGACATGGTGACCGCCAGCTACGTCGTCATGATCGGGCTGGTGGGGCTCTTCGCAGCGTTGGGCGTCCTCAACACCATGCTCATGTCGGTCTTCGAGAGGGTCCGGGAACTGGGAATGCTGTCGGCCCTGGGCATGCGGCCGGCCTCGGTGGTTCTCACCGTCGTTTCCGAGAGCATCGCTCTGGCGGTGGCGGGTCTGGGCACCGGCCTGGTCCTGGGCAGCCTGCTGGTGTGGCATCTGAGTTCCACCGGACTGGACCTGAGATCCTGGATGGGCGAGATCTCCTTGCTGGAGACCCGGATGGATCCGGTGATTCCCGTTGCCTGGTCCTGGGTCGCCGTCTGGTTGCCGGCCGTGGGGCTGCTTCTGGCCACCGTCGCCGCATCACTGCTCCCGGCTCTGCGGGCCGCGTTCGTGAATCCGGTCCTGGCCATGAGAAACCTGTCGAAAGCCTGA
- a CDS encoding ABC transporter permease, with amino-acid sequence MKIILKLAWRNLGRNRRRTVLTAATVALGLALLLVTFGLGDGSHLQMIDNAVRMGSGHVLIQHQGYHDHGGVQRALEAETLSQVRVWIEQEGFDGSVQSRVERVFSTGLASSADGSTAVRVIGSQPGPESEASKYGEKLVAGEFLSSETGDQAVVGAGVARKLGVGLGSKFVVLSQASGSAELQSRLLRVHGILRTGMDELDQRLVIIPLEAAQELLLLPGQVHQVAVFMEDVEGAHALARRGRTDLPASAEVLDWAEAMPELIEFIRMDNAGNYLFNGIFLLLIAFVVLNTLMMSALERRREYALLDALGLTPAGRFLMMFTEAVLLALFSTAAGLALGYGAHLYLESHGLPLEAFYDGEGDLSAAGAVMDPVLYSRLSNERLLVSASIIMFLTMILALVPAWRAGRRVSVQLLGRM; translated from the coding sequence GTGAAGATCATTCTCAAGCTGGCCTGGAGAAACCTGGGGCGCAACCGGCGCCGGACCGTTTTGACCGCGGCTACGGTGGCGTTGGGACTGGCGCTGCTGCTGGTGACATTCGGGCTGGGGGACGGCAGCCATCTCCAGATGATCGACAACGCTGTCCGCATGGGTTCCGGCCACGTCCTGATCCAGCACCAGGGTTATCACGACCACGGCGGCGTTCAGCGGGCGTTGGAAGCGGAAACCCTGTCCCAGGTCCGAGTCTGGATCGAACAGGAGGGCTTCGATGGCTCGGTTCAGAGTCGGGTGGAGCGAGTCTTCTCCACGGGGCTCGCCTCCTCTGCCGATGGTTCAACGGCGGTCCGGGTCATCGGCTCCCAACCCGGGCCCGAGAGCGAGGCCTCCAAATACGGCGAGAAGCTGGTGGCGGGAGAGTTCCTGAGTTCCGAAACAGGAGACCAGGCTGTCGTCGGCGCCGGTGTTGCCAGGAAGCTCGGCGTGGGCTTGGGTTCGAAGTTCGTGGTTCTTTCCCAGGCCTCGGGAAGCGCCGAGCTCCAGTCCCGTCTCCTGCGGGTCCATGGAATCCTGCGGACGGGAATGGACGAACTGGACCAACGACTGGTGATCATCCCGTTGGAGGCCGCCCAGGAGTTGTTGCTGTTGCCCGGTCAGGTCCATCAGGTCGCTGTCTTCATGGAAGACGTCGAAGGAGCCCATGCGCTGGCACGGCGCGGCCGGACGGATCTGCCCGCGTCGGCCGAAGTGCTGGACTGGGCGGAAGCCATGCCGGAACTCATCGAATTCATTCGCATGGACAACGCCGGAAACTATCTGTTCAACGGTATCTTTCTCCTCCTCATCGCCTTCGTGGTCCTGAACACACTGATGATGTCGGCGCTGGAACGGAGGCGCGAATATGCGCTCCTGGACGCGCTGGGATTAACCCCTGCCGGGCGTTTCCTCATGATGTTCACCGAAGCGGTCCTGTTGGCTCTGTTTTCAACGGCCGCGGGGCTGGCTCTCGGCTATGGCGCGCATCTGTATCTGGAGTCCCACGGGCTGCCCCTGGAAGCCTTTTACGATGGGGAAGGGGATCTGTCCGCCGCCGGCGCGGTGATGGACCCGGTACTCTACTCGCGGCTGTCGAACGAACGCCTTCTCGTCTCGGCATCGATCATCATGTTCTTGACCATGATTCTGGCTCTGGTCCCGGCGTGGCGAGCCGGGCGCCGGGTCAGCGTACAGTTGCTGGGACGAATGTAG
- a CDS encoding ABC transporter ATP-binding protein, protein MAHSSEPDLLRLENVSRVYLQGEQTVHALRDVDLTIRRGELVAVAGPSGSGKTTLLNVSCGIDHPTRGRIRLQGIDLAERSRKQLTRLRLERVGFIFQANNLLPVLTVQENAEFILLLRGVPRRQRREKVRAILEEVGLGGLEDRKPDQLSGGQQQRVAVARAVVAKPPLILADEPTANLDSRTALSLLDLMERLNRENGTTFIFSTHDPRVMERARRTIRLVDGEVDADDRR, encoded by the coding sequence ATGGCCCATTCGAGCGAACCGGACCTTCTTCGGCTCGAGAATGTCTCGCGCGTCTACCTGCAAGGAGAGCAGACGGTTCACGCCCTGCGAGACGTCGACCTGACCATCCGGCGGGGTGAACTGGTGGCCGTCGCCGGTCCTTCCGGATCGGGCAAGACCACCCTGCTCAACGTCTCATGTGGAATCGACCATCCCACCCGGGGCCGGATTCGCCTGCAGGGGATCGATCTGGCTGAGAGAAGCCGCAAGCAACTGACCCGGCTCCGGCTCGAGCGGGTCGGATTCATCTTTCAGGCCAACAATCTGTTGCCGGTGCTGACGGTGCAGGAAAACGCCGAATTCATACTCTTGCTTCGAGGAGTGCCGCGGCGTCAACGCCGGGAGAAGGTTCGGGCCATTCTGGAGGAGGTGGGATTGGGTGGACTGGAAGACCGAAAGCCGGACCAGCTGTCAGGCGGACAACAGCAGCGCGTGGCGGTGGCGCGGGCGGTGGTGGCGAAGCCGCCTTTGATTCTGGCCGACGAGCCTACGGCCAACCTGGACAGCCGCACGGCCCTCTCCCTGCTGGATCTGATGGAGAGGCTCAATCGGGAAAACGGGACGACCTTTATTTTCTCCACCCACGATCCCAGGGTCATGGAACGGGCCAGGCGGACCATCCGCCTGGTGGATGGGGAAGTCGATGCCGACGATCGGCGGTAG